From Bacillus oleivorans, a single genomic window includes:
- a CDS encoding n-acetylglutamate synthase has translation MINYNGRKFISIENTDNGEVSSRTLFEYKQEGNIISATYSGGEIVQGTLIGIVKEDDSLEFRYNHVNCKNEIRGGKCVSTPEILADGRIRLHERWQWLDAETTEGSSIIEEVVS, from the coding sequence ATGATCAATTATAACGGTCGAAAATTTATTTCCATAGAAAATACTGATAATGGCGAGGTTTCTTCCAGAACTTTATTTGAGTATAAACAAGAAGGAAATATCATCTCGGCCACCTATAGTGGTGGAGAAATCGTTCAAGGAACACTCATTGGCATAGTAAAAGAGGATGATTCCTTAGAGTTTAGGTATAACCACGTAAATTGCAAAAATGAAATAAGAGGCGGAAAATGTGTTTCGACTCCTGAAATCTTAGCCGATGGCCGAATCAGGCTACATGAGAGATGGCAATGGCTTGATGCTGAGACTACCGAAGGAAGCTCAATTATCGAGGAAGTTGTTTCATAG